A genomic region of Christiangramia sp. OXR-203 contains the following coding sequences:
- a CDS encoding DUF922 domain-containing protein, translating into MRKFLLALFLFGIVQIGCSQEKRKIEWASIDRLSWQNFEASPDYSIDFSANTNSGMSYSWNYSTRTGKPELTHEVKSNFYPDLSWVKDVNNPAYLLAHEQLHFDITELHARKLRKRLAEYEIGRRIRQDLKRLYNITEAERVAMQNRFDKETSHSENKEAEYHWRKFVASQLAEYEVYAL; encoded by the coding sequence GTGAGGAAATTTCTTCTCGCCTTATTTCTCTTCGGAATTGTCCAGATAGGTTGTTCCCAGGAAAAAAGAAAAATTGAATGGGCAAGTATAGATCGTCTTAGCTGGCAAAATTTTGAGGCTTCTCCAGATTATTCTATAGATTTTTCTGCAAATACGAATTCCGGGATGAGCTATTCCTGGAATTATAGTACAAGGACTGGAAAACCTGAGCTTACCCATGAAGTGAAGAGTAATTTTTATCCGGATCTAAGCTGGGTAAAGGATGTGAATAATCCAGCATACTTACTCGCTCACGAACAACTGCATTTTGATATAACCGAATTACATGCCCGCAAACTGAGAAAGCGACTTGCTGAATATGAAATAGGCAGAAGGATACGACAGGATCTTAAAAGACTTTATAACATCACTGAAGCCGAAAGGGTCGCCATGCAGAATCGTTTTGATAAAGAGACTTCACATAGTGAAAATAAGGAAGCAGAGTACCATTGGAGAAAATTTGTGGCTTCTCAATTAGCGGAATATGAAGTTTACGCGCTTTAA
- a CDS encoding nitronate monooxygenase yields the protein MSFKHNRITELFEIEYPLIQAGMIWASGWKLASAVSNAGGLGIIGAGSMYPEILKEHIQKCKMATKQPFAVNVPMLYPDIDKIMEIIIDEGVKIVFTSAGNPKTWTSHLQSYGIKVVHVVSSVKFAVKSQEAGVDAIVAEGFEAGGHNGRDETTTFTLIPMVREKIDIPLIAAGGIGNGKGMFAAMVLGADAVQVGSRFVATPEASSHQNFKEMVVKAKEGDTVLTLKELAPVRLLKNKFFEDVQELYTKSPSKEDLTKLLGRARAKKGMYEGDLEEGELEIGQVSGLINEIKPAAEIVKEMISEFEETKVASQQF from the coding sequence ATGAGTTTTAAGCACAATAGAATCACTGAACTTTTCGAGATTGAATATCCATTGATACAGGCTGGAATGATCTGGGCAAGCGGCTGGAAATTAGCCAGTGCCGTTTCGAATGCCGGAGGACTTGGTATTATTGGGGCAGGCTCTATGTATCCTGAGATCCTTAAGGAGCATATTCAGAAATGTAAAATGGCTACCAAACAACCTTTTGCGGTAAACGTACCTATGCTCTATCCTGATATTGATAAGATTATGGAAATAATCATTGATGAGGGCGTTAAGATCGTATTTACATCTGCCGGGAATCCTAAGACCTGGACCTCTCACTTACAAAGTTATGGGATTAAAGTGGTACATGTAGTAAGCAGTGTGAAATTTGCTGTAAAATCTCAAGAAGCTGGTGTAGATGCTATTGTTGCTGAAGGATTCGAAGCTGGTGGTCATAATGGTCGTGACGAAACCACCACTTTTACATTGATTCCTATGGTTCGTGAAAAGATCGATATACCGCTAATAGCAGCTGGAGGAATTGGCAATGGAAAAGGAATGTTTGCAGCAATGGTGCTGGGAGCTGATGCTGTACAGGTTGGAAGCAGGTTCGTTGCAACTCCTGAGGCAAGTTCTCACCAGAATTTCAAGGAAATGGTAGTGAAAGCGAAAGAAGGTGACACTGTACTTACCCTTAAAGAACTTGCACCAGTAAGATTACTAAAAAATAAGTTTTTTGAAGATGTTCAGGAACTTTACACAAAATCTCCAAGCAAAGAAGATCTTACCAAATTACTCGGAAGAGCCAGAGCAAAGAAAGGGATGTATGAAGGCGATCTGGAAGAAGGTGAACTTGAAATAGGCCAGGTTTCTGGATTGATCAACGAGATCAAACCTGCAGCTGAAATCGTAAAGGAAATGATTTCTGAATTTGAAGAAACTAAAGTCGCTTCCCAACAATTTTAA
- a CDS encoding S8 family serine peptidase, whose translation MKKIFLLVFFISSCALAQEHAFVYFTNKPNAVEALETPANLFSQRAYERKLLRGTTIDFLDVPVHEPFISDLKTRSGFEIKAKSKWFNCVYVIGERNAIEVLESLDHVANVQFLEELSNRSQSIPQKSNENKLESEIDFNYASTANQVRMLNLQNLHKQDLTGNGMIIAVMDSGFPNVNSLLSFQNLRNNNNLLGGYDFTNRSEDYSANTLDSHGTLVLSTMAAFRENLYIGTAPDAAYYLFVTEVAATETPVEEAYWVEAAEKADSLGVDIINTSLGYTLYDNQAYSYAPNDMDGQTSFISRGANMAMQKGMLVVTSAGNRGDEDYFRIISAPADANVLAIGGVDPSGNYAPFSSIGPTADGRIKPDVVAQAIEVAAINEDDRLVGVNGTSFSSPIMAGAIACFWQLNPEWTNFEVMQLIRDIGHLSNSTNNFLGYGISDFSTNANPVAPNSSELILYQNPVEDFLKFAGPETNYNIQIFNTAGKMVLSERSVSSEINLSGFSRGIYIAMFESENTTEKFLIIKK comes from the coding sequence ATGAAAAAAATATTCCTACTTGTCTTTTTTATTTCCAGTTGTGCTTTAGCGCAGGAACACGCTTTTGTTTATTTTACAAACAAACCTAATGCAGTTGAAGCACTCGAAACTCCCGCAAATCTTTTTTCTCAAAGGGCTTACGAACGTAAATTATTGAGAGGTACGACTATTGACTTTCTTGATGTTCCGGTTCATGAACCTTTTATTAGCGATCTTAAAACAAGATCTGGTTTCGAAATTAAGGCTAAATCCAAATGGTTTAATTGCGTTTATGTTATAGGTGAACGAAATGCTATTGAGGTTTTAGAAAGTTTAGATCATGTTGCCAATGTCCAGTTCCTTGAAGAGCTATCTAACAGGAGTCAAAGCATTCCGCAGAAAAGCAACGAGAATAAGCTTGAATCAGAAATAGACTTCAATTATGCTTCAACCGCTAACCAGGTTAGAATGCTTAATCTTCAGAATTTACATAAGCAGGATCTAACAGGAAATGGAATGATCATCGCCGTGATGGACTCTGGTTTTCCAAATGTGAATTCGCTCTTATCATTTCAGAACCTAAGGAACAACAACAATTTACTGGGTGGATATGATTTTACGAATCGCTCAGAGGATTATTCCGCAAACACTCTGGATAGTCATGGGACGCTGGTACTTTCTACCATGGCTGCTTTTAGAGAGAATCTTTATATAGGCACTGCGCCAGATGCTGCTTATTATCTTTTTGTTACCGAAGTTGCTGCTACCGAGACTCCAGTTGAGGAAGCCTATTGGGTGGAAGCAGCTGAGAAAGCTGATAGTCTGGGCGTCGATATCATTAATACTTCCCTGGGATACACTTTATATGATAACCAGGCTTATAGTTATGCTCCGAATGATATGGATGGGCAGACAAGTTTTATTTCAAGAGGAGCTAATATGGCTATGCAAAAAGGAATGCTTGTGGTCACTTCAGCGGGCAACCGTGGAGACGAGGATTATTTTAGAATCATTAGTGCTCCTGCAGATGCAAATGTCCTGGCCATTGGCGGAGTTGATCCTTCAGGTAATTATGCGCCATTTAGTTCTATTGGACCTACAGCAGACGGGAGAATTAAACCAGATGTGGTCGCTCAGGCTATTGAGGTCGCAGCAATTAACGAAGATGATAGGCTCGTTGGCGTGAATGGCACATCATTTTCCAGTCCGATCATGGCAGGAGCTATTGCATGCTTCTGGCAATTAAACCCGGAATGGACAAATTTCGAGGTGATGCAATTAATTAGAGATATTGGACATCTTAGCAATTCTACCAATAATTTTCTGGGTTATGGAATTTCAGACTTTTCAACCAACGCAAATCCTGTAGCACCTAATTCTTCGGAATTAATTTTATATCAAAATCCAGTAGAAGATTTTCTGAAATTTGCCGGACCAGAAACCAATTATAATATACAGATTTTCAATACAGCCGGGAAAATGGTCTTAAGCGAACGCAGCGTTTCTTCAGAAATTAATCTTTCCGGCTTTTCTCGTGGAATTTATATTGCTATGTTTGAATCTGAAAACACGACTGAAAAATTTCTTATTATCAAAAAGTAA
- the mnmA gene encoding tRNA 2-thiouridine(34) synthase MnmA codes for MKKVVVGLSGGVDSSVSAYLLKEQGYEVIGLFMKNWHDDTVTISDECPWLDDSNDAMLVAEKLGIPFQTVDLSEQYKERIVDYMFNEYEKGRTPNPDVLCNREIKFDVFMKIAMSLGADYVATGHYCRKSEFEKDGETIYQLMSGMDSNKDQSYFLCQLTQDQLSKTLFPIGELQKSEVRKIASEQDLVTADKKDSQGLCFIGKVRLPDFLQQKLKPKEGVIVEVSSEDDIYNEEELSFSSKKEELQFLSKKYNYRKDQGKVVGNHQGAHYFTKGQRKGLAVGGTPEPLFVIDTDVTENVIYTGQGKNHPGIYRQALFISNDEVHWVRKDLAIGNGKEMKVKARIRYRQPLQEAVLHQTDNGMYVVFETPQASITEGQFVAWYSKDELLGSGVIS; via the coding sequence ATGAAAAAAGTAGTGGTTGGTTTGTCCGGAGGTGTAGATTCCAGTGTTTCAGCATACCTATTGAAAGAGCAAGGATATGAAGTGATCGGTCTTTTTATGAAGAACTGGCATGATGATACAGTGACCATTTCAGATGAATGCCCCTGGCTGGATGATAGTAATGATGCAATGCTGGTGGCAGAAAAACTAGGTATCCCTTTTCAAACCGTAGATCTTAGCGAACAATACAAGGAACGTATCGTTGACTATATGTTTAACGAATACGAAAAAGGTAGAACTCCGAATCCAGATGTACTTTGTAATCGCGAAATTAAGTTCGATGTTTTTATGAAGATAGCTATGTCTCTGGGTGCAGACTACGTGGCTACCGGGCATTACTGCCGAAAATCTGAATTTGAAAAGGATGGTGAAACCATATACCAGCTTATGTCTGGAATGGATTCTAATAAAGATCAGTCTTACTTTCTATGTCAGTTAACTCAGGATCAGCTTTCTAAAACCCTCTTCCCTATTGGAGAACTTCAGAAATCTGAAGTAAGAAAGATCGCTTCAGAACAGGATCTGGTAACTGCTGATAAAAAAGATTCTCAGGGACTTTGCTTTATCGGTAAAGTAAGACTTCCAGACTTTCTCCAGCAGAAATTAAAACCGAAAGAAGGGGTTATCGTAGAGGTTTCTTCCGAAGATGATATTTACAACGAGGAAGAATTAAGTTTTTCATCTAAAAAAGAGGAACTGCAGTTTCTATCTAAAAAATACAATTATCGCAAAGATCAGGGCAAAGTTGTAGGAAATCATCAAGGTGCACATTATTTCACAAAAGGACAACGAAAAGGTCTGGCTGTAGGTGGTACTCCGGAACCTTTATTCGTGATCGATACCGATGTGACCGAAAATGTGATCTATACGGGACAGGGCAAGAACCATCCCGGGATTTACAGGCAGGCTTTGTTCATTTCAAACGATGAAGTGCACTGGGTTCGCAAGGACCTGGCTATAGGAAATGGAAAAGAGATGAAAGTTAAAGCTCGTATTCGATACCGCCAGCCTTTGCAGGAAGCAGTTTTACATCAAACTGATAATGGAATGTATGTGGTTTTTGAAACACCACAAGCTTCGATCACTGAAGGTCAGTTTGTAGCCTGGTATAGCAAAGATGAACTGCTGGGTTCTGGGGTAATTTCGTAA
- a CDS encoding lipocalin family protein, whose translation MKKILILLLFTGILASCSDDDDAGVDNDESILGTWFLVEANNVPGLSINECSSQSYLSFKADNTADSEFFTNVSGECESESSSGDWSNSSGSQYTFTVPGFGELTGNVSFDGNRFTFTPNDLPTSSLTFEK comes from the coding sequence ATGAAGAAGATTTTAATATTATTACTATTCACAGGAATCCTTGCTTCCTGTAGTGATGACGATGATGCAGGAGTGGATAACGACGAATCGATCCTGGGAACATGGTTTCTTGTCGAAGCTAATAATGTCCCTGGGTTATCAATTAATGAATGTTCCAGCCAGTCATATCTTAGCTTTAAGGCCGATAACACTGCTGACTCAGAATTTTTTACGAATGTCAGTGGCGAATGTGAATCTGAATCTTCTAGTGGAGACTGGAGTAATTCCTCCGGTTCCCAGTATACCTTCACGGTACCGGGATTTGGAGAACTTACTGGTAATGTATCTTTTGATGGTAATCGTTTTACGTTTACCCCAAATGATCTTCCAACTTCATCGCTTACTTTTGAAAAATAA